In Rhineura floridana isolate rRhiFlo1 chromosome 12, rRhiFlo1.hap2, whole genome shotgun sequence, a single window of DNA contains:
- the GPAT4 gene encoding glycerol-3-phosphate acyltransferase 4 — MFLLLPFDSLVVNLLGISLTVLFTLLLVFIIVPAIFGVSFGIRRLYMKTLLQIFQWATLRIQRGAKEKKHPLYKPYVNGIIAKEPTSLEEEIKEIRRSGSNKALDAPEFELSDIFYFCRKGVETIMDDEVTNRFSAEELESWNLLSRTNYNFHYISLRLTVLWGLGVVIRYCFLLPLRIALAFTGISLLVTGTTVVGYLPNGRCKEFLSRHVHLMCYRICVRALTAIITYHHRENRPRNGGICVANHTSPIDVIILASDGYYAMVGQVHGGLLGVIQRAMVKACPHVWFERSEVKDRHLVARRLSEHAHDKNKLPILIFPEGTCINNTSVMMFKKGSFEIGATVYPVAIKYDPQFGDAFFNSSKYGMVTYLLRMMTSWAIVCSVWYLPPMTREPDEDAVQFANRVKSAIARQGGLVDLLWDGGLKREKVKDTFKEEQQKLYSKMIVGNHEDRSRS; from the exons ATGTTTCTACTGCTGCCCTTTGACAGCTTGGTGGTTAACCTGCTGGGCATTTCCCTGACTGTCCTCTTCACCCTGCTGTTGGTTTTCATCATTGTGCCAGCCATCTTTGGGGTTTCCTTTGGCATCCGCCGGCTTTATATGAAAACCCTGCTGCAGATATTCCAG TGGGCGACGCTGAGGATTCAGCGTGGGGCCAAAGAGAAGAAGCATCCACTCTATAAGCCCTATGTCAATG GTATCATTGCAAAGGAGCCCACTTCCTTGGAGGAGGAGATCAAGGAGATCCGGCGTAGCGGCAGCAACAAGGCCTTGGATGCCCCTGAGTTCGAGCTCTCTGACATCTTCTACTTCTGCCGCAAGGGCGTCGAGACCATCATGGACGATGAGGTGACCAACCGCTTCTCGGCAGAAGAGCTGGAGTCTTGGAACCTGCTGAGCAGGACCAACTACAATTTCCACTACATCAGCCTGCGCCTCACAGTCCTCTGGGGCCTGGGCGTCGTGATCCGCTACTGTTTCCTGCTGCCACTCAG GATAGCCCTGGCTTTCACTGGCATTAGCCTCTTGGTGACAGGCACAACAGTGGTGGGTTACTTACCCAACGGAAG GTGCAAAGAGTTCCTGAGCAGACATGTACACCTGATGTGCTACCGGATCTGTGTGCGAGCTCTCACAGCTATCATCACCTACCACCACCG GGAAAACAGACCCCGCAATGGAGGAATCTGTGTGGCTAATCACACGTCCCCTATCGATGTCATAATTCTGGCCAGCGATGGCTACTATGCCATG GTGGGCCAGGTCCACGGAGGGCTCCTGGGGGTGATCCAGAGGGCCATGGTGAAGGCTTGTCCCCATGTCTGGTTTGAACGTTCCGAAGTGAAGGATCGCCACCTGGTGGCTAGAAG GCTGTCAGAGCACgctcatgataaaaataaattGCCCATCCTTATTTTTCCTGAAG GCACTTGCATCAACAACACTTCTGTGATGATGTTCAAGAAAGGGAGCTTTGAGATTGGTGCCACCGTTTATCCTGTTGCCATCAAG TATGACCCCCAGTTTGGAGATGCCTTTTTTAACAGCAGCAAATATGGCATGGTGACCTACCTGCTCAGGATGATGACCAGCTGGGCAATAGTCTGCAGTGTCTGGTACCTGCCCCCAATGACCAGAGAG CCTGATGAAGATGCTGTGCAGTTTGCCAATCGGGTGAAGTCTGCCATTGCTAGGCAAGGGGGTCTTGTGGATCTCCTGTG GGACGGAGGCCTAAAGAGGGAAAAGGTGAAGGACACCTTCAAGGAAGAGCAGCAGAAGCTCTACAGCAAGATGATTGTGGGCAACCACGAAGATCGAAGCCGCTCCTGA